GTTTTGGTAGCTCTTCAATGTGTTCAGTTGTTAGTATATCTCTACCTACAAGTAGTATATCTGCATCTTTAGCACGTTCAACGGTTTGTTCAGGTTTTGTAAGATCATAAACAGTAAGTTTCCCTAAGGCTTCCAGAGGAGTCCAAGGGTTATCCCCAGGATTAGTTTCTTTACCACTTAAAATTGTTATTTGCATAAGGGGCCTCCATGTATGAAATAAGTTTTATATGTTTCCCTTAATGGCAATCACATAAAGTTAGTAACCTTTATAATCCAGTTATTCTTTTAGAAGTTCATAAGGTAAATGGCTACGAATTTCATCGCCAACAAATGTTCCTAGTTGTTCAAGTAGGATTCCCTCTGTTATAACCATATCTGTAATACTTGGACCTGTCATAAGTTTTTTTGTAAAACGTCCTGTGTGAGAAATTTTATGTGTGCTTGATGAAAGTGTCCAAATAGCATCTAGTATCACTTCATTATTAGGGGCGCCATCAAACTGAAAAATGTTTACAGTTAATATCCAATCTGGCTTTATCATTGAGTTTGGACCAACAGCTAATCCATTTATTGGTGCTAAAACATTAGAGATAGCTTGTTGTAATACACGATTAATACCTTCAGCTAGAGACTCACTCCATCTATGGAGTTCAGCGAATTGGACAACTGTTGCTTCTCCTTCTCGTATAAAAATTTGTGGTTGATCAAGATAGCCAGGGATAGTTATAGTGTCTATTGCAACAATTGGTCCTGTGATATCATGTTTAGAAGTAAGAAGTTGAGTTAATTTTATAGATGGTTGGAGAACATAATATGTAGGTATTGGACTTCTATATAATAGTCCACATCCAGGGAGTAATAGTAAGATTATAAGGAGGCATTGAAATAACATATTCATTTTTGATTAATACCTTTTCCTCTTATAAGGACTTCAGGATTTCTTTCCAGCATGTTTGCAAGAATACGTATAGCTTTTGCAGCTTTTGAGACTTCCTGTAACATATGATGGATGTCTAAAAGTGTAGGGCTATTATTACCAAGTAATCGTTCTGTTGTATTGTTAATTGTTTGAAAAGATTTTGTTGCTTCTTTTAAGGTAAGGGAGAGTTCTGTATTAAGCCCTTCAACCATTGTACCATATTTTTTACTTGCCTTTCGTATATCAATAAGAGATTGATTAAATTCTGCTACAGCTGCTAGCCCCTGATGTAAAAAATTGGATAGTTGTGGAATAATGTTAGGTGTCTCAGGTGTATTAAGAAGTATCTTGAGGCTATTTGTGATTTCTAAGATATTTCCTGAAATTTTGTCTAGAGGCAAACTAGTTAACTCTTTAAGAATGTTGTCTAGCTTTGAAGGTACAGTTGGGATAACAGGTGTACCTTTATAAAAAACAACATGTGTTGTGTCCATTTGTGATTCTGGTGTAATAAAATTTAGTTCAATCATTAGTTGACCTGTAAGTAAACTTTGCTGTGCTAAACTTGCTCTTAATCCTTGTTTTATTAGGTTATTAAGATACTCTGTTTCTTCTTCCTCTTCTTGAGGTAAGTTATGTTTTATAAATATTGTATGTGTATTTTCATAAAGTTCAACATATACAGGAATTGTAAAACCTATATCATTGGATATTTTGTCGACTTTAATGTCAATAACTCGACCAACAGGAACACCCATAAAGACAACAGGGGAACCAGGTGACAATCCACTTATAGATTTATCAAAAAACATGACAAATGTAGCTGTGCTATTAAAAAGTTTAACTGAGCCAAAAAAAATTATAGCTATAATAAGAAGTAAAATAGAGCCAGCAACAAATGCTCCAATAAGAGTTTTACTGACTTGATGACTCATAGTGGAGATCCTAGAGTATATTGTGTAGGTTGCTTCCCTCTTGTGAGAAATC
The sequence above is drawn from the Lawsonia intracellularis PHE/MN1-00 genome and encodes:
- a CDS encoding PqiC family protein, which codes for MNMLFQCLLIILLLLPGCGLLYRSPIPTYYVLQPSIKLTQLLTSKHDITGPIVAIDTITIPGYLDQPQIFIREGEATVVQFAELHRWSESLAEGINRVLQQAISNVLAPINGLAVGPNSMIKPDWILTVNIFQFDGAPNNEVILDAIWTLSSSTHKISHTGRFTKKLMTGPSITDMVITEGILLEQLGTFVGDEIRSHLPYELLKE
- a CDS encoding MlaD family protein, translating into MSHQVSKTLIGAFVAGSILLLIIAIIFFGSVKLFNSTATFVMFFDKSISGLSPGSPVVFMGVPVGRVIDIKVDKISNDIGFTIPVYVELYENTHTIFIKHNLPQEEEEETEYLNNLIKQGLRASLAQQSLLTGQLMIELNFITPESQMDTTHVVFYKGTPVIPTVPSKLDNILKELTSLPLDKISGNILEITNSLKILLNTPETPNIIPQLSNFLHQGLAAVAEFNQSLIDIRKASKKYGTMVEGLNTELSLTLKEATKSFQTINNTTERLLGNNSPTLLDIHHMLQEVSKAAKAIRILANMLERNPEVLIRGKGINQK